A genomic window from Peromyscus maniculatus bairdii isolate BWxNUB_F1_BW_parent chromosome 1, HU_Pman_BW_mat_3.1, whole genome shotgun sequence includes:
- the LOC121829191 gene encoding STAM-binding protein-like isoform X2, whose protein sequence is MSGDILKPWLTDHQSCPGIKGPFIAGAPKEVRSTIRRHKDVTLLTQEQFQLLSSLEQNIYINNKIPWKSYLELKTYQLKAEDLLNEGLTEEALVMYHKFSTLFVEKLTKDPQYRKCLSARIRSKINKTINNVVDKAENLKFTFRRRHPKEGEGYLADKKKRRAEDAKIKAFGEDKKNHEKNFPNFPKFSALLHRFVRRGKVGPSLKSTTKAEEHSRGSTPGKQVVCGPQGVFEEITPITRADTPCGESKMMRSPVLNSKGLHPVVLPEDLWEQFLLSAKNNTQKGIETCGVLCGILVKEEYQVTHIIIPMQNGEPDYCYTVNEEELIFVQEELGLLTLGWIHTHPTQTAFLSSVDLHTHYCYQKMLPESIAVVCAPKYKQVGIFTLTSYGLKEISLCPQRGFHPHKQDSALFCDCSHVTIQNSRVTVTDLR, encoded by the exons gTCAGAAGCACCATCCGCAGACATAAAGATGTCACTCTCCTGACCCAAGAGCAGTTCCAACTTTTAAGCTCTCTTGAGCAGAATATTTACATCAATAATAAAATTCCCTGGAAATCTTACCTTGAGCTGAAGACCTATCAGCTAAAAGCAGAAGACCTGCTAAATGAAGGCCTCACAGAGGAAGCGCTTGTGATGTATCACAAATTTTCAAC ACTCTTTGtggagaaactcacaaaagacccACAATATCGGAAGTGTCTTTCAGCTCGAATAAGATCCAAAATCAACAAG ACTATAAATAACGTTGTTGATAAAGCTGAGAACCTAAAATTCACATTCCGAAGACGACATCCTAAGGAGGGTGAAGGCTACCTGGCAGATAAG aagaaaagaagagcagaAGATGCAAAAATCAAGGCATTTGGGgaggataaaaaaaatcatgagaaaaaCTTCCCAAACTTCCCCAAATTCAGTGCTCTTCTGCACAGATTTGTGCGTCGTGGAAAGGTGGGGCCCAGCCTGAAATCAACAACAAAGGCTGAAGAACATTCAAGAGGAAGCACACCTGGGAAACAAGTGGTGTGTGGCCCACAGGGAGTGTTTGAGGAGATAACACCCATCACTAGAGCAGACACTCCCTGTGGGGAGTCTAAAATGATGAGAAGCCCAG TTCTGAACTCCAAAGGCCTCCACCCTGTGGTCCTTCCAGAGGATTTATGGGAGCAGTTCCTGCTTTCTGCAAAGAACAATACCCAAAAAGGAATAGAAACATGTGGAGTCTTATGCGGGATACTG GTAAAGGAAGAATATCAAGTTACACACATCATAATTCCTATGCAGAATGGAGAGCCTGACTATTGTTACACTGTGAACGAGGAGGAACTCATTTTTGTTCAAGAGGAGCTGGGGCTTCTCACCTTAGGTTGGATTCAT aCCCATCCAACCCAGACAGCCTTCTTGTCGAGTGTGGATTTACACACTCATTATTGTTACCAGAAGATGTTGCCGGAATCCATTGCAGTGGTGTGTGCACCCAAATATAAACA AGTCGGAATTTTTACACTAACATCTTATGGATTAAAAGAAATATCATTGTGCCCCCAAAGAGGATTCCATCCTCATAAGCAGGACTCAGCTCtcttctgt GACTGCAGTCATGTCACCATCCAAAACAGCCGGGTGACTGTCACAGATTTGCGATGA